A section of the Elizabethkingia anophelis R26 genome encodes:
- a CDS encoding peptide MFS transporter, with translation MKSKHPKGLPYLFFTEMWERFGYYLILGIFVLYMIDPEGPKGGLGFPDKMADDIFGTYIALTYLTPFLGGFLADRVLGYIKSIYLGGILMAAGYIGLGLFKEPGLFYTSLALIIVGNGFFKPTISTVLGNLYTEEPYKANKDSGYNIFYMGINIGAFICNIIAAFMRNKFGWGEAFITAGVGMLLGLVIFSLGRRHIRQATEMKPAEKGDTKISDVLIKVFVPAIVAGVIGWVIPGNIFGSDNTDAFIFACIPVIYFYISLYFKAKSDEKRPIGALLLIFLVSMFFWAIFKQNGTALTRWANYYTDRTVPAAVEKPLENIYLVETKSYETKEVTTYDDQFRAQKDADGKTIKEQGKDVYFKNITPEKRAELESGENKNVYLYNTELFQSINPFWVIVLTPVVVGVWSLLRRKKKEPSTPTKIVLGLFITALSCLVMVGAAYAGSNGAVKVSALWLVASYGVVTVGELCLSPMGLSVVSKLSPPRITALMMGGFFLANSVGNKLSGILASTWYNYENKEYYFLVNFGLLIFAFFIGLLMLKFLNKVMKEKGLN, from the coding sequence ATGAAGAGCAAGCATCCTAAAGGCTTACCCTACTTATTTTTCACCGAAATGTGGGAACGTTTTGGTTATTACCTGATCCTTGGAATTTTCGTATTGTATATGATTGATCCGGAAGGTCCGAAAGGAGGATTGGGATTCCCTGATAAAATGGCAGATGACATTTTCGGGACTTATATTGCATTAACTTATCTTACACCGTTTCTGGGAGGTTTCCTTGCAGACCGTGTTTTAGGATATATTAAATCTATTTATCTGGGCGGGATTCTAATGGCTGCCGGATATATAGGTCTTGGACTTTTCAAAGAACCCGGACTTTTCTATACTTCTCTTGCATTAATTATTGTGGGGAATGGATTCTTTAAACCAACAATTTCTACAGTACTGGGGAATCTTTATACGGAAGAGCCCTACAAAGCCAATAAAGATTCGGGTTATAATATCTTTTATATGGGTATTAATATCGGGGCATTTATCTGTAATATTATTGCTGCCTTTATGCGGAATAAATTCGGATGGGGAGAAGCCTTCATTACAGCTGGTGTAGGAATGTTGCTAGGTTTGGTAATCTTTAGTCTGGGAAGAAGACATATTCGTCAGGCTACAGAAATGAAGCCTGCAGAAAAAGGAGATACCAAAATATCCGATGTACTGATAAAAGTATTTGTTCCTGCAATTGTTGCCGGAGTTATTGGTTGGGTAATCCCGGGTAATATTTTCGGAAGTGATAATACCGATGCATTTATCTTCGCATGTATCCCTGTAATTTATTTTTATATTTCATTATACTTTAAAGCAAAGTCAGATGAAAAAAGACCAATTGGAGCGTTGCTGCTTATTTTCCTTGTTTCTATGTTCTTCTGGGCAATTTTCAAACAGAATGGTACAGCACTTACGCGTTGGGCTAATTATTATACAGACAGAACAGTTCCGGCAGCAGTTGAAAAACCACTGGAAAATATATATCTTGTTGAAACTAAAAGTTATGAAACGAAAGAAGTTACAACATACGATGATCAGTTCCGTGCACAGAAAGATGCAGATGGTAAGACTATAAAAGAACAAGGAAAAGATGTTTATTTTAAAAATATCACTCCTGAAAAACGTGCAGAACTGGAATCAGGAGAAAATAAGAATGTCTATCTCTACAATACAGAGCTATTCCAGTCCATTAATCCTTTCTGGGTTATTGTACTGACACCTGTTGTAGTCGGGGTATGGTCACTACTACGGAGAAAAAAGAAAGAACCTTCTACACCAACCAAGATTGTACTGGGGCTGTTTATCACGGCATTGTCCTGTCTGGTAATGGTGGGAGCAGCCTACGCCGGAAGTAATGGTGCCGTAAAAGTTTCCGCTTTATGGCTGGTTGCCAGCTATGGAGTAGTAACAGTAGGAGAGTTATGTCTTTCTCCAATGGGATTATCTGTGGTATCCAAGCTTTCACCACCAAGGATTACAGCGTTAATGATGGGAGGATTCTTCCTGGCTAACTCCGTAGGTAATAAGCTTTCCGGTATTTTGGCAAGTACATGGTACAACTACGAGAATAAAGAATACTATTTCTTAGTGAATTTCGGATTGTTAATTTTTGCCTTCTTCATAGGCTTATTGATGCTGAAATTCTTAAATAAAGTAATGAAAGAGAAAGGACTAAACTAA
- a CDS encoding peptide MFS transporter, which produces METVQSQSRHPKGLWVLFGTEMWERFNFYGMRAILTLFMVHALMLGESNASIIYGGFLALCYLTPLLGGFISDKYLGNRNCIILGGSLMAIGQLLLFYSACIFDTGLETSKSVFWLGLLVIIFGNGFFKPNISSMVGSLYPPQEKTKLDSAFTIFYMGINIGALLSQYFVPMFADVVVDGKQDVFAFKWGYLMAGIAMILGTVLFFILKNKYVITPEGKPIGGVPSKNAAEGEVVEQAKFTGSSLAVFLVLLVALFFGFRYLLVDEIFFSNFEIGTLVKGIIYPIIYASGISLAVLILLDKTLTKVETQRILVIYIISFFIIFFWAAFEQAGSSLTFIASNQTDRTFLFGWQMPASMVQIFNGIFVVLLAVPFSLLWDKLRAAGKEPVSPLKQAFGLALIALSYFIIAHNVKDLGSSGLLAIKWLILLYFIQTCGELCLSPIGLSLVGKLAPKRFASLLYGVFFISNAAGYALAGILGSILPATGDKFKKAQELGVNLQDVLDKKVTLTAEQTDLLTKNQIPLENHTFAGFEIHNLFEFFMVFVVLCGIASVVLALISPILKKMMNGVK; this is translated from the coding sequence ATGGAGACAGTTCAATCTCAGTCGAGACATCCAAAAGGTTTATGGGTATTGTTCGGCACAGAAATGTGGGAGCGTTTTAACTTCTACGGAATGCGTGCTATTCTTACGCTTTTCATGGTTCATGCCCTTATGCTTGGTGAATCGAATGCCTCGATCATTTATGGAGGTTTCTTGGCACTTTGCTATTTAACACCACTTTTAGGTGGATTTATTTCAGATAAGTATTTAGGTAACAGAAATTGTATCATCTTAGGAGGATCTTTAATGGCTATAGGACAGTTACTCTTGTTCTATAGTGCTTGTATTTTCGATACAGGGCTCGAAACTTCCAAGAGTGTATTCTGGCTAGGGTTACTTGTCATTATATTCGGGAACGGATTCTTTAAACCGAATATTTCTTCTATGGTAGGAAGTTTATACCCGCCACAAGAGAAGACTAAACTAGACTCAGCATTTACTATTTTCTACATGGGTATCAACATCGGGGCACTTTTAAGCCAGTATTTTGTACCAATGTTTGCAGATGTTGTTGTGGACGGAAAACAGGATGTATTTGCATTCAAATGGGGATATTTAATGGCAGGTATTGCTATGATCCTGGGAACTGTATTGTTCTTTATCCTTAAAAACAAATATGTTATTACACCAGAAGGTAAACCAATTGGTGGTGTACCGTCTAAAAATGCTGCAGAAGGTGAGGTTGTAGAGCAGGCTAAATTTACCGGTTCGTCTTTGGCTGTATTCCTTGTACTTTTAGTGGCATTGTTCTTTGGATTCAGATACCTTTTGGTAGATGAAATCTTCTTTAGCAACTTCGAGATCGGAACATTAGTAAAAGGTATTATTTATCCTATTATTTATGCATCGGGGATATCGCTTGCTGTTCTTATTTTATTGGATAAAACCCTTACAAAAGTAGAAACACAGAGAATCTTAGTAATTTATATTATTTCGTTCTTTATTATTTTCTTCTGGGCTGCATTCGAACAAGCAGGTTCATCACTAACCTTTATAGCTTCTAATCAGACAGACAGAACATTCTTATTCGGATGGCAAATGCCTGCATCTATGGTGCAGATCTTTAACGGAATATTTGTAGTTCTTTTGGCTGTACCTTTTAGTTTATTATGGGATAAGTTAAGAGCTGCAGGTAAGGAGCCGGTTTCCCCTTTAAAACAAGCATTTGGACTTGCGCTTATTGCATTATCTTACTTTATTATTGCTCATAATGTAAAAGATCTTGGTAGTTCAGGTTTACTGGCTATTAAGTGGTTAATATTACTATACTTTATCCAGACTTGTGGCGAGCTTTGTTTATCTCCTATCGGGCTTTCATTAGTAGGTAAATTAGCACCTAAGAGATTTGCTTCATTGTTATACGGGGTATTCTTTATCTCCAACGCTGCAGGTTATGCTTTAGCGGGTATTTTAGGTTCTATCCTTCCGGCTACGGGAGATAAATTCAAAAAAGCTCAGGAATTGGGGGTTAATCTTCAGGATGTTTTAGATAAGAAGGTTACTCTTACAGCAGAGCAGACAGATTTGTTAACGAAGAATCAGATTCCTTTAGAGAATCATACTTTTGCCGGATTTGAGATTCATAACTTATTTGAATTCTTTATGGTATTTGTTGTACTATGTGGTATTGCATCTGTAGTATTAGCTTTAATATCACCTATTTTAAAGAAAATGATGAATGGTGTAAAATAA
- a CDS encoding peptide MFS transporter translates to MSLTLEQIQDFKGKYPRQIWSLFFSEMWERFCFYGMRGMLVFFMIHQLNFAEVQANLQYGATQAFVYAFTFVGGLFADKILGFRKSLFWGGSLMIVGSILLAIDPHKFFFFGLAFIIIGTGFFKPNISTMVGELYKDGDHRTDAGFSLFYAGINLGAFLGGYVCVAIGKGYMLSSIIEEPHRWNVAFGLAAIGMLASLINFNFTKRRLGPIGLQPGHPDAIVKTKPLPKWAEYAVYGGTLLFIPLIQIMVSKTEYTDYFMYTIGPLTLIYLFYEMTKVTAAERKKLIAALVFIIFSIIFWGIYEQSGGSMSIFAAKNLNDSLLGITADPNGVNNSGGAFFIILLAPLFGLLWLWLGKKRIEPNTIIKFGLGFIFLGLGYYVLFVTRFFSVNGVSSLNIFTLALLVITFGELCLSPIGLSIMTKLSPARLQGIMMGMWFLASAYGQYVAGLIGAGMAEAKENAGPAESLMTYTEGYKMLGIYALIAGVVLILISPLVKKLMQEVR, encoded by the coding sequence ATGAGTTTAACATTAGAACAAATTCAGGATTTTAAAGGAAAATATCCAAGACAGATTTGGAGCCTTTTCTTTTCTGAAATGTGGGAGCGTTTTTGTTTCTACGGAATGAGGGGGATGTTGGTGTTTTTTATGATACACCAGCTAAATTTTGCAGAAGTGCAGGCAAACTTACAATATGGTGCCACACAGGCATTTGTATATGCGTTTACATTTGTAGGCGGACTTTTTGCGGACAAAATACTAGGTTTCCGTAAATCTTTATTCTGGGGAGGTTCTTTAATGATTGTAGGAAGTATACTTCTGGCAATAGATCCTCACAAATTTTTCTTTTTCGGTTTAGCCTTCATCATTATCGGAACTGGTTTTTTCAAACCAAATATTTCTACGATGGTAGGAGAACTTTATAAAGATGGAGACCACCGTACGGATGCCGGTTTCTCCTTATTTTATGCCGGAATTAATTTGGGAGCTTTTCTGGGAGGTTATGTTTGCGTAGCTATAGGGAAAGGTTATATGCTTTCTTCCATAATCGAGGAGCCACACCGTTGGAACGTAGCTTTTGGTTTGGCAGCTATAGGAATGTTAGCTAGTCTTATCAATTTCAATTTTACAAAGCGTCGCTTAGGACCAATTGGACTACAACCAGGGCATCCGGATGCTATAGTAAAAACGAAACCGCTGCCTAAATGGGCAGAGTATGCTGTATATGGGGGAACATTATTATTCATTCCTCTTATTCAGATCATGGTTTCCAAAACTGAGTATACCGATTATTTTATGTACACAATCGGGCCGTTAACTTTAATCTATTTGTTTTATGAAATGACTAAAGTTACTGCTGCTGAAAGAAAGAAATTAATTGCCGCTTTAGTGTTTATTATCTTCTCTATTATTTTCTGGGGAATTTATGAGCAGAGCGGAGGCTCTATGAGTATTTTCGCAGCAAAAAACCTGAATGATTCTTTGCTGGGTATTACAGCAGATCCCAATGGAGTAAATAATTCGGGAGGTGCTTTCTTTATTATTTTGTTGGCTCCTCTATTCGGGTTATTATGGCTATGGCTGGGTAAAAAAAGAATTGAACCCAATACGATTATCAAATTTGGACTAGGTTTTATATTTTTAGGTTTAGGGTATTATGTATTATTTGTAACAAGATTCTTTTCTGTTAACGGAGTTTCTTCTCTTAATATATTTACTCTGGCATTATTGGTTATTACGTTTGGTGAACTTTGTTTGTCACCCATCGGATTATCAATTATGACAAAATTATCTCCGGCAAGGCTGCAAGGGATTATGATGGGGATGTGGTTCCTGGCTTCTGCTTATGGCCAGTATGTTGCAGGACTTATCGGTGCAGGAATGGCTGAGGCTAAAGAAAATGCAGGCCCGGCAGAATCATTGATGACTTATACCGAAGGCTATAAGATGCTGGGTATCTATGCATTAATTGCAGGTGTGGTACTGATTTTGATATCACCATTGGTGAAAAAATTGATGCAGGAAGTGCGTTAA
- a CDS encoding thioredoxin family protein yields MKRIILFFSMLFISFGYSQVKWMTMTDAMEAMKKKPKKILIDFYADWCGPCKMMDNQTYKNPIISKFINDNFYPVKFNAEGKEKLFFNGRDFDNPNFKKTQGRGVQHEFARFMNIYSYPSTVFMDENYMQITNLMGFFTPKEMEPYLSLISTEAYKTIKTRDEWDKFQSKFKSKIKE; encoded by the coding sequence ATGAAGAGAATAATTTTATTTTTCAGTATGCTTTTTATAAGCTTTGGATATAGTCAGGTTAAATGGATGACTATGACTGATGCTATGGAAGCTATGAAGAAGAAACCTAAGAAGATTTTAATTGACTTTTATGCAGACTGGTGCGGGCCTTGTAAAATGATGGATAATCAGACCTATAAAAACCCGATTATCTCTAAATTTATCAATGATAACTTTTATCCGGTAAAATTTAATGCTGAAGGGAAAGAAAAACTTTTTTTTAACGGAAGAGATTTTGACAATCCTAATTTTAAGAAAACACAAGGAAGAGGAGTACAGCATGAGTTTGCAAGATTCATGAATATATACTCTTACCCATCTACAGTTTTTATGGACGAAAATTATATGCAGATTACCAATCTTATGGGGTTCTTTACCCCGAAAGAAATGGAACCCTATCTGAGCCTTATTTCTACAGAAGCTTATAAAACAATAAAAACAAGAGATGAATGGGATAAATTTCAGTCAAAGTTTAAATCAAAAATAAAAGAATAA
- a CDS encoding TonB-dependent receptor plug domain-containing protein, giving the protein MIKKNILTEKKSRVVLTASVLFFAGFGQVYGQETKKDSLKDKSIDEVVIVGSRSGGRSKADSPVPVDVFNLKETSLVLPQTNINQILNAVAPSFTSTVQTNADGTDHLDPAQLRGLGPDQVLVLVNGKRRHTSALINVNGSPGRGTVGTDLNAIPSFALSRIEVLRDGASAQYGSDAIAGVMNLQLKRDTGKLTGQVSYGGYLTDAAKNHTGNWDGDQIQVDLNYGAKVGKKGGFVNVTFSSQYRNPTFRAGVESGNIYNAYNAIEKRAAEGGVNLSSYFSNINQIKGTPNEQQFVGLVHQYAQKVNYFDNAYQQQIQNANSITALQALLGGNYTDQELAYRGQERRDFNMWVGQSKLNNNQIFVNAEIPLSDTWKVYTFGGYGYRYGTSGGFYRRPNQSRTFTGLYLDGYLPKINTDIHDVSLSAGVKGTWDGWNVDFSNTFGQNAFNYTINNTGNTSLRFNSPSTFKAGGLRFLQNTINLDFSKKFDVFNGLNFAFGGEQRHENFQITPGAPASYLTYDVNGNPVTDFANQVRPTDFFGNTLPGGSQVFAGFRDVNAVKKSRNSYAAYADAEVNFTNWLLVDGAVRYENYSDFGNTVNFKLASRIKLTKDLNFRFAGSTGFRAPSIHQIYYNTTSTLFTNGQLLEVGTFSNDSKVAGLVGIPKLKQETSQSVSAGFTYKIPALNLNITADGYWIKVKNRIVLTGQFTRPANPSTPAQVELQQAFDAAGVNAAQFFANAIDTETRGVDVVISHNYKTSGFSLKNDFAINLNKTKRVGDIHSSDLLHNAGLDNVYFSENSRIYLEEAVPRVKASLAHTLQFGKLDVYVRNTYYGKVTGADVIVQPNTHQIMSDRVITDLSVAYGFSKNISLTLGANNVFDVYPSRNLPVSSNNDQFVYTRSTSQFGMNGRYVFTRLNFNF; this is encoded by the coding sequence ATGATAAAGAAAAACATTTTGACTGAAAAGAAATCCAGAGTTGTACTTACAGCTTCTGTTCTGTTTTTTGCCGGTTTTGGGCAGGTATACGGACAGGAAACAAAAAAGGACAGCCTTAAAGATAAAAGTATAGACGAAGTTGTTATTGTAGGTTCACGTTCCGGAGGGCGCTCTAAGGCAGATAGCCCGGTTCCGGTGGATGTTTTCAATCTTAAAGAAACATCTTTGGTATTACCACAAACCAATATTAATCAGATTCTTAATGCTGTAGCTCCATCTTTTACATCTACAGTACAAACCAATGCAGATGGTACAGACCATTTGGATCCTGCACAGTTAAGAGGCTTAGGACCAGATCAGGTTTTAGTACTGGTAAATGGTAAGAGACGACATACTTCAGCTTTGATCAATGTAAATGGGTCGCCCGGAAGAGGGACCGTAGGAACAGACCTTAATGCTATTCCTTCTTTTGCTTTAAGCAGAATAGAGGTATTACGTGATGGTGCTTCTGCACAATACGGATCCGATGCTATTGCCGGGGTGATGAACTTACAGTTAAAAAGAGATACAGGAAAGCTTACAGGGCAGGTTAGTTATGGTGGATACTTAACAGATGCAGCCAAGAATCATACGGGTAACTGGGATGGAGATCAGATCCAGGTGGATTTAAACTATGGAGCTAAAGTAGGTAAAAAGGGAGGATTTGTTAATGTTACTTTTTCTTCCCAATACCGTAATCCTACCTTCAGAGCAGGAGTTGAAAGCGGTAATATATACAATGCCTATAATGCGATTGAAAAGAGAGCTGCTGAAGGAGGTGTGAATCTTTCCTCATATTTTTCCAATATCAATCAGATTAAGGGCACACCGAATGAACAACAGTTTGTAGGATTGGTTCATCAATATGCACAAAAAGTAAATTATTTTGATAATGCTTACCAACAGCAAATTCAAAATGCTAATAGTATTACTGCACTTCAGGCGTTATTGGGAGGTAATTATACCGATCAGGAATTGGCCTACAGAGGACAGGAAAGACGTGATTTTAATATGTGGGTAGGGCAGTCCAAGCTGAATAATAATCAGATTTTTGTGAATGCTGAAATCCCGTTAAGTGACACATGGAAAGTATATACATTTGGCGGTTACGGCTACAGATATGGAACCTCTGGTGGTTTTTACAGAAGACCTAATCAATCCAGAACATTCACAGGACTTTATTTAGATGGTTATCTGCCTAAGATTAATACCGATATTCATGATGTATCACTTTCTGCAGGTGTAAAGGGAACATGGGATGGCTGGAATGTAGATTTTAGTAATACATTCGGGCAAAATGCTTTTAATTATACCATTAATAATACGGGTAATACCAGCTTAAGATTTAATTCCCCGAGTACATTTAAGGCCGGAGGACTTAGATTTTTGCAGAATACGATTAACCTGGATTTTAGTAAGAAGTTTGATGTGTTTAACGGGTTAAATTTTGCTTTCGGAGGTGAGCAGAGACACGAAAACTTCCAGATTACTCCGGGAGCCCCTGCTTCTTATCTAACCTATGATGTTAACGGAAATCCGGTTACTGATTTTGCAAATCAGGTAAGACCAACAGATTTCTTTGGAAATACACTACCTGGAGGATCACAGGTATTTGCCGGATTCAGAGATGTGAATGCTGTAAAAAAGAGTCGAAACTCTTATGCGGCTTATGCAGATGCGGAAGTTAATTTTACCAACTGGTTATTGGTAGACGGAGCTGTGCGTTATGAAAATTATTCAGATTTTGGAAATACAGTTAATTTTAAACTAGCCTCACGAATAAAGCTGACGAAGGATCTTAACTTCAGATTTGCCGGATCTACAGGATTCCGTGCACCATCTATTCACCAAATCTATTATAATACTACTTCTACTTTATTTACAAACGGACAGCTGTTGGAAGTGGGAACGTTTAGCAATGACTCAAAAGTTGCAGGACTTGTAGGGATTCCTAAGTTAAAACAAGAAACCTCACAATCAGTAAGCGCAGGGTTCACCTATAAAATTCCGGCCTTAAACCTGAATATTACTGCTGATGGTTACTGGATTAAAGTAAAGAACAGAATTGTATTAACAGGACAATTCACTCGGCCTGCTAATCCGTCCACTCCTGCTCAGGTTGAATTACAACAAGCTTTTGATGCAGCAGGTGTAAATGCAGCTCAGTTCTTTGCTAACGCTATAGATACCGAGACCCGTGGAGTAGATGTTGTAATCAGCCATAACTATAAAACATCCGGTTTCTCTCTGAAGAATGATTTTGCCATAAACCTGAACAAAACAAAAAGAGTAGGAGACATTCATTCATCAGATTTATTGCATAATGCAGGTTTAGATAATGTATATTTTTCTGAAAACTCCCGAATTTATCTTGAAGAAGCAGTACCAAGAGTAAAAGCCAGTCTTGCACATACTTTACAATTTGGTAAGCTAGATGTGTATGTAAGAAATACTTATTATGGTAAGGTTACAGGAGCAGATGTAATTGTACAACCAAATACTCACCAGATTATGTCTGACAGGGTGATTACGGATTTATCAGTAGCCTATGGATTTAGTAAAAATATTAGCTTGACATTGGGAGCTAACAATGTATTTGATGTTTATCCTTCCAGAAACCTTCCGGTATCTTCTAATAACGATCAGTTCGTATATACCAGATCCACATCGCAATTCGGAATGAACGGACGCTATGTTTTCACAAGGCTTAATTTTAATTTCTAA
- a CDS encoding YqjF family protein: MNHIQNLIADTHHRPWKLPMGKWQYYQEWNDALFLHFEVDFNILRKLVPENLNIDSFEGKYYVSVVAFKMEKIRPRNLPSVRFISDFYEINVRTYINNNDKQGVYFINIEAEKQISTFVARTLTGLPYEKSEIKRSSISYSNRNTKKKFALVANFEPREKIENKTAFDLWLTERYCLYLIKGQKTFRYEIHHAEWPLHSVNHSDLSLNYGFEAINLNAENVTACHYSPGVKVLSWKAEKL; the protein is encoded by the coding sequence ATGAATCATATTCAAAACTTAATAGCTGATACACATCACAGACCCTGGAAACTGCCAATGGGAAAATGGCAATATTACCAAGAGTGGAATGATGCTTTATTTTTACATTTTGAAGTTGATTTCAATATACTTAGGAAACTTGTTCCTGAAAATTTAAATATTGACAGTTTCGAAGGCAAATATTATGTCTCAGTTGTGGCTTTTAAGATGGAAAAAATACGTCCCAGAAATCTTCCTTCAGTAAGATTTATTTCAGATTTCTATGAGATAAATGTCCGTACTTATATCAACAATAATGATAAGCAGGGTGTGTATTTCATTAATATTGAAGCAGAAAAACAAATTTCCACCTTTGTAGCAAGAACATTGACAGGATTACCTTATGAAAAATCTGAGATCAAGCGCAGTAGTATAAGTTATAGCAATAGAAATACAAAAAAGAAATTCGCTCTCGTAGCGAACTTTGAGCCTCGTGAAAAAATAGAGAACAAAACAGCTTTCGATTTATGGTTAACTGAGAGATATTGTTTATACCTTATCAAAGGTCAGAAAACCTTTAGATATGAGATACATCATGCAGAATGGCCATTGCATTCTGTTAATCATTCAGATTTATCTTTAAATTATGGTTTTGAGGCAATTAATTTAAATGCCGAAAATGTTACAGCCTGCCACTATTCACCCGGAGTAAAAGTACTTTCCTGGAAGGCAGAAAAGCTCTAA
- a CDS encoding CCA tRNA nucleotidyltransferase: MKINLNQNKHLKIFKLVSEAAEQNTQSAYIVGGYVRDLLMQRKEPTDIDFVTESSGIKLAETVAENINPKPKVSVFKTYGTAMIKYQNLDLEFVGARKESYTENSRNPEVEIGTLEDDQKRRDFTINAMAISLGKENFGELIDPFNGMQDLSDKILRTPLEPVQTYSDDPLRMMRAIRFASTLNFKIEEKSLKAIKQEAKRIEIVSMERIMTEFNKIMLSEKPSTGLSILEKTGLFDIILPEITALKGIEEKEGQTHKDNFYHTLEVVDNISVNTDNLWLRWAALLHDVGKAPTKKFTPEQGWSFHGHEFLGSKMVKTLFQRLKLPLGPEMKYVQKMVKLSSRPIALITDDTSDSALRRLLFDAGKDLEDLFTLCKADITTKNSSKQKRFKKNFEYVEQKIKEVEEKDHVRNFQPPISGEEIMEMFSLKPGKEIGILKEKVKEAILEGEIPNEKEAARNFVIEQASLIGVEIKK, from the coding sequence TTGAAGATCAATCTCAACCAAAATAAACACTTAAAAATATTCAAACTGGTCTCTGAAGCCGCAGAGCAAAATACACAATCTGCTTATATAGTAGGCGGATATGTTCGTGATTTGCTTATGCAACGCAAGGAGCCAACAGATATAGATTTTGTAACGGAAAGTAGCGGAATTAAACTTGCAGAAACTGTAGCAGAAAATATCAATCCTAAACCTAAGGTTTCGGTTTTCAAAACTTATGGTACTGCTATGATTAAATACCAGAATCTTGACCTGGAATTTGTTGGGGCACGTAAAGAGAGTTATACTGAAAACAGTCGCAATCCGGAGGTAGAAATCGGTACACTGGAAGACGACCAAAAACGTCGGGATTTTACCATTAATGCAATGGCAATATCTCTGGGAAAGGAAAATTTCGGGGAACTGATTGATCCTTTCAACGGGATGCAGGATTTAAGTGACAAAATTCTCCGCACTCCTTTGGAACCTGTACAAACTTATTCTGATGACCCTTTACGTATGATGCGTGCTATAAGATTCGCGTCTACTCTTAATTTCAAGATCGAAGAAAAGTCATTAAAAGCTATTAAGCAAGAGGCTAAGCGTATAGAAATTGTATCTATGGAACGCATTATGACAGAGTTCAATAAAATAATGCTATCTGAAAAGCCATCTACAGGACTAAGTATTCTGGAAAAAACAGGGCTTTTTGATATTATTCTTCCTGAAATTACGGCTCTTAAAGGAATTGAAGAAAAAGAAGGACAAACCCATAAAGACAATTTCTACCATACATTGGAAGTTGTAGACAATATTTCTGTAAATACAGATAATCTATGGCTGCGTTGGGCTGCGTTACTTCACGATGTAGGAAAAGCACCTACCAAGAAATTTACACCTGAACAGGGATGGTCTTTCCATGGTCATGAGTTTTTGGGTTCTAAAATGGTGAAAACACTATTCCAGAGACTGAAACTTCCTTTAGGTCCTGAAATGAAGTATGTACAAAAAATGGTAAAACTATCTTCTCGCCCTATTGCCCTTATTACGGATGATACATCAGATAGTGCATTAAGGAGACTTCTCTTTGATGCAGGAAAAGATCTTGAAGATCTTTTCACCTTATGTAAAGCTGATATTACGACTAAAAATTCGAGCAAACAGAAACGTTTCAAGAAAAATTTTGAGTATGTAGAACAAAAAATAAAGGAAGTTGAGGAGAAAGATCATGTGCGTAATTTTCAGCCTCCTATCTCCGGAGAAGAAATTATGGAAATGTTTTCTTTAAAACCTGGTAAGGAAATTGGCATTCTGAAAGAAAAAGTAAAAGAAGCTATTCTGGAGGGTGAAATTCCGAACGAAAAAGAAGCTGCCAGAAATTTTGTTATAGAGCAAGCCTCATTGATAGGTGTTGAAATAAAAAAGTAG
- a CDS encoding L-threonylcarbamoyladenylate synthase, giving the protein MEQIINILKSGGTIVYPTDTIWGIGCDATNIEAIKKIYDIKHRDANKSMIILVESEHRLQELVEVPELAWEMMDLSEKPITFIYDNPKGLPKELLAEDGSIGIRLVKNDFCKKLISKLNKPLVSTSANLSGSKSPLKFADIDSEILKGVDYVVEEFHDVVSEYPGSSVIKIGQDGKIKIIRE; this is encoded by the coding sequence ATGGAACAGATAATCAATATACTAAAATCCGGAGGTACTATTGTATACCCTACCGATACGATATGGGGAATTGGTTGTGATGCTACTAATATCGAAGCAATAAAAAAAATCTACGATATAAAGCACCGTGATGCCAACAAGTCTATGATTATCCTCGTAGAAAGTGAGCATCGCCTTCAGGAATTAGTAGAAGTACCTGAACTGGCATGGGAAATGATGGACCTCAGCGAGAAACCTATCACCTTTATCTATGATAACCCGAAAGGGCTTCCAAAAGAGCTTTTAGCAGAAGATGGCAGTATAGGTATCCGTTTGGTAAAAAATGATTTTTGCAAGAAACTTATTTCTAAGCTCAACAAGCCATTGGTATCTACCTCTGCTAATCTTAGCGGCAGCAAAAGCCCATTAAAATTTGCGGATATAGATTCTGAGATACTGAAAGGAGTTGATTATGTTGTAGAAGAGTTTCACGATGTGGTTTCTGAATATCCCGGATCATCCGTGATTAAAATTGGTCAGGATGGGAAAATAAAAATCATTAGAGAATAA